One Triticum dicoccoides isolate Atlit2015 ecotype Zavitan chromosome 5B, WEW_v2.0, whole genome shotgun sequence genomic window carries:
- the LOC119309369 gene encoding uncharacterized protein LOC119309369 — translation MSSSRYPAAVVDEGNAKMAVREWVGWEEEIVLGDGDGEERKVCYFLLCASPQDGGKSERDLAVVGKYWGPGNIVYSADLQFLQSLQTVLESGSVSARVATLALEITQIRWKSRKEVMAWLTSLVADPPYGAFGLTCPDHHDGASKDTSSTLSAAGENKEGFTWICKLPNLDQCRKHYKSFCREGMRISVHDFVFIKSGGRENHVAYVEDMYEDGGAKNMVLVRWFEGPDGEHGVALPPDLYCREVFFGYGLQDLRVEFVEGVAAVLNPQHFEMFKKISGGCSSLQPYVCHRWIDGDTFGPFDITQLQGYENQEIVKAIVAAPSSAVVQGKPPDNKGKAATTGLAAENHAGSSSAVTSDKTMHKQNQKPPPCSPTPSSAVIGDKTMEKQKPPACSTTPSSSSTVTSDNKTMEKQKEMPPPCSATPHSATNGQTIECSVVPCSVVNCQTTAHNQPPPSGTGTGTCNAAANDASTMVNPEKIFQPGCRLEALCQDSSVRGCWFKCVVVSRREKDNKVRVRYQDLLNSKGRGQLKEWLNVARIAEPDHLGIRLTKRPMLRPHLPRHYRKIESPVAVGVIVDARLNGGWWEGIVLQQETAGHVQVYLQGEGRLVKLRVECLRKSFEWHEEQWMPLDARKDVAAKITLDLKKQQGVQQSAMKKGGESSSKQKAQKMGEQSSQTAVAAAAELAAPTAGLVQPLEEGDDEPANSAPPLKRFLAQGYSFEEKRLEDQAKKIKGLADEAAKPAAAEGDCMSHGGSSADTTNFDDLNGAERKGKARKSSGAKKMGSSEGSSQGSTSGSASSGGAAPVNPVPMEEMCVTNGEAPVVAVDETEVIDLTMDD, via the exons ATGAGTAGCTCGCGCTATCCGGCTGCTGTGGTAGACGAGGGTAATGCTAAGATGGCAGTGAGGGAGTGGGTCGGGTGGgaggaggagatcgtgctgggggacggcgacggcgaggagcgCAAGGTGTGCTACTTCCTCCTCTGCGCGTCGCCCCAGGACGGCGGCAAGAGCGAGAGGGATCTGGCGGTGGTGGGTAAGTACTGGGGACCTGGGAACATAGTGTACTCGGCGGACTTGCAGTTCCTGCAATCCCTCCAGACGGTGCTCGAGTCTGGGTCGGTGTCTGCTAGGGTGGCGACGCTGGCGTTGGAGATCACCCAGATCAGGTGGAAGTCCAGGAAGGAGGTCATGGCCTGGCTCACCTCGCTCGTCGCAG ATCCCCCATATGGAGCCTTTGGATTGACTTGTCCCGACCACCATGATGGTGCATCTAAG GATACCTCCTCAACACTCTCTGCTGCCGGGGAAAATAAAGAAGGGTTCACATGGATATGCAAATTGCCCAATCTTGATCAATGTCGCAAGCACTACAAATCCTTTTGCCGAGAGGGAATGAGAATTTCG GTTCATGATTTTGTGTTCATCAAGAGTGGAGGGAGAGAGAACCATGTTGCCTATGTGGAAGACATGTACGAAGATGGCGGTGCCAAGAACATGGTGCTGGTGCGATGGTTTGAGGGACCCGACGGTGAGCACGGTGTTGCATTGCCCCCAGATCTTTATTGCAGGGAGGTCTTCTTTGGATACGGGCTGCAAGATCTGAGGGTTGAATTTGTGGAGGGGGTGGCCGCGGTCCTGAATCCACAACACTTCGAGATGTTCAAGAAAATAAGTGGAGGGTGCAGTAGCTTGCAGCCCTATGTATGCCATCGGTGGATCGATGGTGACACTTTCGGGCCCTTTGACATCACGCAGCTACAAGGATATGAAAATCAGGAGATAGTAAAGGCAATTGTTGCCGCACCCTCGTCGGCGGTGGTGCAGGGCAAGCCACCTGATAACAAAGGCAAAGCTGCCACTACTGGTCTGGCCGCCGAGAACCATGCTGGTTCTTCCAGCGCTGTTACCAGTGACAAAACCATGCATAAGCAGAATCAGAAGCCCCCTCCATGCAGCCCAACTCCTTCCAGCGCTGTTATCGGTGACAAAACCATGGAGAAGCAGAAGCCCCCTGCATGCAGCACAACTCCTTCCAGTTCCA GCACTGTTACCAGTGACAACAAAACCATGGAGAAGCAGAAGGAGATGCCCCCTCCATGCAGCGCAACTCCACACAGCGCCACCAATGGCCAGACCATCGAATGCAGTGTCGTTCCCTGTAGCGTGGTGAACTGTCAGACCACCGCGCATAATCAGCCGCCCCCAAGTGGTACTGGTACTGGTACGTGTAATGCAGCAGCCAATGATGCGTCGACCATGGTGAACCCTGAGAAGATATTCCAGCCCGGCTGCCGTCTTGAAGCCCTGTGCCAAGATAGCAGCGTCAGGGGTTGTTGGTTCAAATGTGTGGTAGTCAGTAGGAGGGAGAAAGATAACAAGGTCAGGGTGCGGTATCAAGACCTTCTAAATTCCAAGGGCAGGGGACAACTCAAG GAATGGCTCAATGTTGCAAGAATTGCGGAACCTGACCACTTGGGCATACGCCTTACTAAAAGGCCCATGCTTCGCCCACACCTCCCAAGACACTATAGGAAGATCGAGTCTCCAGTGGCTGTTGGGGTCATCGTCGATGCGCGGCTGAATGGCGGATGGTGGGAGGGGATCGTGCTGCAGCAGGAGACTGCTGGCCACGTCCAAGTTTATCTCCAAG GGGAGGGGAGACTTGTGAAGCTCCGAGTGGAGTGTCTGCGAAAGTCATTTGAGTGGCATGAGGAGCAATGGATGCCTCTAGATGCAAGAAAGGATGTTGCAGCCAAGATAACCCTTGACCTGAAGAAGCAGCAGGGCGTCCAGCAATCTGCAATGAAGAAGGGTGGTGAGAGCTCTTCGAAACAGAAGGCTCAGAAGATGGGTGAGCAGTCTAGCCAGACGGCGGTCGCTGCAGCCGCAGAGCTGGCCGCGCCAACCGCAGGACTGGTGCAGCCTCTGGAGGAAGGTGACGATGAACCTGCAAACTCTGCTCCTCCACTGAAGAGGTTCCTGGCTCAGGGCTACTCTTTCGAGGAAAAAAGGCTGGAGGACCAGGCCAAAAAGATCAAGGGTCTTGCTGATGAAGCTGCAAAACCAGCCGCGGCGGAGGGAGATTGCATGTCCCACGGCGGCAGCTCAGCTGATACTACAAACTTTGACGACCTGAATGGCGCTGAACGCAAGGGCAAGGCTAGAAAATCTTCTGGCGCAAAGAAAATGGGGTCTTCGGAGGGCAGCAGCCAGGGAAGCACCAGTGGCTCTGCCTCCAGTGGAGGCGCTGCGCCGGTGAATCCAGTGCCCATGGAAGAGATGTGCGTGACCAATGGCGAGGCTCCTGTCGTCGCCGTGGACGAAACGGAGGTGATCGACCTGACCATGGATGACTGA
- the LOC119309368 gene encoding heavy metal-associated isoprenylated plant protein 25 isoform X1, with translation MDYRQFYCMTLRMSIDCNGCYQKIRRALLQMQELESHLIDRKHGRVSVWGAFSPQDVAIKIRKRTNRRVEILELREATGPGGGDEQGAGGGQMP, from the exons ATGGACTACAGG CAGTTCTACTGCATGACCCTGAGGATGAGCATAGACTGCAACGGGTGCTACCAGAAGATCAGGAGGGCGCTGCTCCAGATGCAAG AGCTGGAGAGCCACCTGATTGACCGGAAGCACGGCCGGGTGAGCGTCTGGGGCGCCTTCAGCCCGCAGGACGTGGCCATCAAGATCAGGAAGCGGACCAACCGGCGCGTCGAGATACTGGAGCTCAGGGAGGCCACAGGGCCAGGGGGCGGCGACGAGCAGGGCGCCGGCGGCGGGCAGATGCCCTGA
- the LOC119309368 gene encoding heavy metal-associated isoprenylated plant protein 25 isoform X2, whose protein sequence is MDYRFYCMTLRMSIDCNGCYQKIRRALLQMQELESHLIDRKHGRVSVWGAFSPQDVAIKIRKRTNRRVEILELREATGPGGGDEQGAGGGQMP, encoded by the exons ATGGACTACAGG TTCTACTGCATGACCCTGAGGATGAGCATAGACTGCAACGGGTGCTACCAGAAGATCAGGAGGGCGCTGCTCCAGATGCAAG AGCTGGAGAGCCACCTGATTGACCGGAAGCACGGCCGGGTGAGCGTCTGGGGCGCCTTCAGCCCGCAGGACGTGGCCATCAAGATCAGGAAGCGGACCAACCGGCGCGTCGAGATACTGGAGCTCAGGGAGGCCACAGGGCCAGGGGGCGGCGACGAGCAGGGCGCCGGCGGCGGGCAGATGCCCTGA
- the LOC119309367 gene encoding dihydrolipoyllysine-residue acetyltransferase component 4 of pyruvate dehydrogenase complex, chloroplastic-like has protein sequence MASLASLSIYTVPGRAGRAESVHTPRRRRMAVVRAKVREIFMPALSSTMTEGKIVSWTTAEGDRVSKGDPVVVVESDKADMDVETFHDGIIAAVLVPAGGTALVGAPIALLAESEEDVALAQARAQALSKAQGEETPPPHAAATAPPTVAPALAPVAAPTNGIATPHAKKLAKQHRVDISNVIGTGLNGRITAADVEAAAGIQPKPKAAPPPPPAARSAPPAGTPLVAAVRQPAVLPPVPGATAVPFTSMQSAVSRNMVESLSVPTFRVGYAIKTDKLDALYEKVKLKGVTKTLLLVRAAGMALAQHPVVNASCRDGKSFSYNSSINIAVAVAIEGGLLTPVLEDVDKSDIYLLAQKWRALLKKTRMKQLQPNEYSSGTFSLSNLGMFGVDRFDAILPPGQGAIMAVGASRPTVIADKDGFFSIKNEMLVNVTADHRIIYGADLAAFLQTFAKIVEDPESLTL, from the exons ATGGCGTCGCTGGCTTCTCTCTCCATCTACACCGTGCCGGGGCGCGCAGGCCGTGCCGAGTCCGTTCACACCCCTCGCCGGCGGCGTATGGCGGTGGTGCGGGCGAAGGTGCGCGAGATCTTCATGCCTGCGCTGAGCTCGACGATGACGGAGGGCAAGATCGTCTCCTGGACGACCGCCGAGGGAGACCGCGTCTCCAAGGGCGACCCCGTGGTGGTCGTCGAGTCCGACAAGGCAGACATGGATGTGGAGACCTTCCACGACGGCATCATCGCCGCCGTCCTCGTCCCGGCCGGTGGGACCGCCCTCGTCGGCGCCCCCATCGCCCTCCTCGCCGAGTCCGAGGAGGATGTCGCCCTCGCGCAGGCGCGTGCCCAGGCCCTATCCAAGGCCCAGGGCGAAGAAACCCCTCCTCCCCATGCTGCCGCCACGGCTCCACCTACCGTGGCCCCTGCTCTGGCACCAGTGGCCGCACCGACGAATGGCATCGCTACGCCTCATGCCAAGAAGCTCGCGAAGCAGCACAGAGTGGACATCTCCAATGTTATCGGCACCGGGCTAAACGGCCGCATCACGGCGGCTGACGTTGAGGCTGCCGCTGGGATCCAGCCAAAGCCAAAGGCCGCTCCACCTCCACcccctgcagctcgctctgcacctCCGGCAGGCACACCATTAGTAGCTGCAGTCAGACAACCAGCAGTGCTTCCTCCGGTGCCTGGTGCGACTGCGGTGCCATTCACATCGATGCAATCGGCGGTGAGCAGGAACATGGTGGAGAGCTTGTCAGTGCCAACGTTCCGAGTTGGGTATGCCATCAAGACCGATAAGCTCGATGCACTCTATGAGAAG GTTAAGTTGAAAGGGGTTACAAAAACATTGTTGCTGGTGAGAGCAGCAGGCATGGCACTCGCTCAGCACCCAGTTGTGAATGCCAGCTGCAGGGATGGAAAGAGCTTCAGTTACAACAGTAGTATCAACATCGCGGTGGCGGTTGCCATCGAGGGTGGCCTTCTTACGCCTGTGTTGGAGGATGTTGATAAG TCAGATATATATCTGCTCGCGCAAAAATGGAGAGCACTGCTCAAAAAGACGCGCATGAAGCAGCTCCAACCAAATGAATACAGCTCTG GGACGTTTTCACTGTCCAACCTTGGTATGTTTGGGGTAGATAGATTTGATGCAATCCTTCCACCTGGTCAG GGGGCTATCATGGCTGTTGGAGCATCGAGACCTACTGTTATAGCTGACAAGGATGGTTTCTTCAGTATCAAGAACGAAATGCTG GTCAATGTTACTGCTGATCACAGGATTATATATGGCGCTGATTTGGCAGCATTTCTGCAAACATTTGCAAAGATTGTCGAGGACCCTGAGAGCTTAACACTGTAG